One Sphaeramia orbicularis chromosome 21, fSphaOr1.1, whole genome shotgun sequence DNA window includes the following coding sequences:
- the LOC115412011 gene encoding trace amine-associated receptor 1-like, translating to MAEQVECVLDGAVFRSETSPWRSGVTEDSKRQADPGEDQRGGTTLSIRGGEKGGMTKNTDKRLPVVSQTEVLLYHILLFIFSPLTVALNLMVIISVSHFRQLHTPTNLLLLSLAVSDLLAGLVMMPGEIQVKLSCWFLGDYMCSLYTFLAWLSVSVSVGDMVLISVDRYVAICDPLHYTNKARAMRSHITSITAQHSGKAVANKSELKAARSLGVLVGTFLICFCPYYIVTLTDNRSVPSLPFYLTFILYLNSCLNPLIYSLFYPWFRKAVRLIFTLQILQSDSCDSTMV from the exons ATGGCGGAGCAAGTGGAGTGTGTTTTGGACGGGGCGGTGTTCAGAAGTGAAACCAGTCCGTGGAGGAGCGGTGTGACTGAGGACAGCAAGAGAC AGGCAGACCCAGGGGAGGACCAGAGAGGAGGGACAACACTGTCCATTAGAGGTGGAGAGAAAGGAGGGATGACCAAGAACACAGATAAACGATTA CCAGTGGTTTCTCAGACTGAAGTCCTGCTCTATCACATCCTGCTGTTCATCTTCTCTCCGCTCACTGTGGCTCTCAACCTGATGGTCATCATCTCAGTCTCCCATTTCag ACAGCTCCACACAcccaccaacctcctcctcctctctctggctgTGTCTGACCTCCTTGCAGGCCTTGTGATGATGCCGGGAGAAATCCAAGTAAAactgtcctgttggtttcttggtGACTACATGTGTTCTTTGTATACATTTTTAGCTTGGttgtctgtttctgtgtcagtaGGAGACATGGTGCTCATCTCAGTCGACCGCTATGTTGCTATCTGTGACCCTCTGCATTACACTAATAAG GCTCGTGCCATGCGTTCTCACATCACATCCATCACAGCCCAGCATTCAGGGAAGGCAGTCGCCAACAAATCTGAGCTGAAAGCAGCCCGGAGTCTTGGTGTTCTTGTTGGCACCTTCTTAATATGTTTCTGCCCTTATTATATTGTGACTCTAACAGACAACAGAAGTGTTCCTTCATTACCCTTTTATCtgacttttattttgtatttaaatTCATGTTTAAATCCTCTGATTTATTCCTTATTCTATCCTTGGTTCAGAAAAGCTGTTAGACTAATATTCACTTTGCAGATACTGCAGTCTGACTCTTGTGATTCCACCATGGTCtag